Below is a window of Candidatus Acidiferrales bacterium DNA.
TTGCGCGTGATTTTGTATTCGACGGCGAGATTCTCGGCCGTGTCAGACATCGTGCAGCCGCTGATGGGATCGAGAAGGCCGGCCATGAGCGCATCTTCGAGTTTGCCTTCGCCGAGACGGAAACCGGAGCGCGCGCCGCGAATCACATGCGGCACTTGCGTCATGTTTTCCATTCCGCCCGCAAGAACCGTTTGGCACTCGCCGAGCAGAATACGCTGCGCGGCCTGGCTAATGGACTCCATACCGGAGCCACAAAGGCGGTTTACGGTTATGGCGGGAGTTTCCACTTTCAATCCGGCTTTCAGACCAACATGCCGCGCGCCATAGTGTGCGTCTGAGCTGCTTTGCTGTACGTTGCCGAAGACAACGTGTTCGATTTCGCCAGGGTCCACGCCGGAGCGCTTGACTGCTTCCTTCGAAGCAATTGCACCAAGGTCAATCGCAGAAATGTTTGCAAATTCTCCATTGTAGCGTGCCATAGGCGTGCGCGCTCCAGCGAGAATCACAACATCTGTGGGAAACATGATTCCTCCTCGAAATTATCCGTGCTATGCCGGCTGCGGCGCAGCCAGAGTTACCAGTGTATTGCCGCCACGATGACGGGTTTCATCCAATCCGGACTCCGCGCGGTTGATCCACTCTGTGACCCGGTCCTCATTTTCATCGGATGCCCGCGCAGCGGCATCGGCCACAACGGCGCTAAACGTGATTGGAGAACTGGCCCAGTTCGGCTGAACCTGAGCCGCCGCAAGGCGCAGCTTCGCCGCCAGCGCCTCGGCATTCTCGCGTGGCGTGTCTGGAAGCACAAAAGCGAGCGACCAGGTCGTATATTTCACGGCAAGGTCTCCCTGGCGAATAGAAGGCTCAAGCGATCGCGCGAGCTGGTTCAAATAAGCTTCGAGGACCCCGTCGCCTTCCTGGCGCAGGAGTTCCGGTCCGTGATCCATTTGCAAAATGATGAGCGTCAGGGGCGTGCCTTGCATGCGCGAGCGTTTGGACTCGGCAAGCAAACAATCGATGTAAGCGCCGCGCCCCAGCAGGCCGGTTTTCTCGTCGGCAACGGCGAGCGTGCGGACCAGCGAACGCAGCCGCGTGTGATTCACGGAGATCATTATCTGGTCGCCGATGGCTTGAAGGAAAAAGCTCTCATTGGGCTTCCACTGCCGCGAAACCGTATCCCCGAGAAAGAGCACGCCGGCAGCCGACTGCGTGTCCTTGTCCGTGAGAGGCACGCCGAGAATCGTTTCCACTTCGAGGGCGCGCATTTCGGAGAACTCCGACACGGTCATGGAAATTCCGCCAACCGCGTCGGGCGACGCCTTGGCAAGACGCGCAGCGACTTTCGCTACGGCCGCGGCAGCAGCCGCTTTCAGTCCGCTGGGTGAGAATTCCGAAACGATTGGAGCAGCCTTGCCGGGAGCGCCGACCACGGCGATGCAACGGCGAACGTTGAGATACTTGCCGATCTCGCGCACGGCGGTGCCCAAAACTTCGCGTGGCGTGACTTCGCGATACATCAGACGAGTAATTTCCGCGATTTCCGCCAAATCGCGATGCGTGTCGGCTGCCGCCGCGGCGCTTACGGCAGAGATTGGCAGAACAGCTCCCTGAGTGGGGGCCGCCGCCGAAGCTTGCGTACGGGCTGTCGAACCCTTGGGCCACCAATTCGCGCGTTCGTAGAGCAGCCGCAGGCGGTCATTCTTTTCTTCCTGCCCCGGATACAATTCGGCGATGCGCTCGAGGCGCTCCACGGCTTTGCTCTGCAAGGAATACTGCAGGAAGATCTCAGCCTGCACGATCAGATCGTCAATCGCGCGCTGTACCTTTTCTCCTGCACTCTCTTCCTCCGAGGCCTGTGCACGCACGGAATCGCCGAGGCCGAGGCCGGTACCGCCCGTGGCCTGCGTTCCCTGTGGGCCTCCGGAGGCTTTGGCCGCTCGAACACTTATGTTGCGCAGAAATGCAGGGCTGGCCTTGCCCTCAAGTTTCGAAATGCGTTCATGAATGCGGTAATCGTAGGGATCAATTTCCACCAAGCGGTCCAGCGCGTCACAGGCCGCGTCAATCTTGTTGCATGCCAAGGAAACATCAAAGAGGCGGACAAGCGCGTCGAAATATTTCACTTCGCGATTGAGCTGATCATAGACCTTGGCCCAAAACTGAATCAGCGGAAGACATTTGGGATGAGCTTCGACAATCATGTCGAGGCGCGTCGCGAAAATCGATTCGTTACGAATGGCAAGCATCCACTCTTTGGCTTGATCCAGGACGGACACGGCCTGCTCTTCTTTGCCTGCTTCGATGTAACGCTCCGCGAGCTGGAAAAGCATGTCAAAGCCCTCGGGCTTCTGCTTGCACAACGCGAACAGAACATCCCGCGCCGAATCCAGTTGATTCGTCAGCAGCAAAGCTTCGCCAAATGTTGTTAAGAAGGCTGTGTCCGCCGGATCTGCGGGAGCAAATGGCTGGAGCAAAGCAACAGCACCCGCAGCATCGCCACGATGCAGGCGCGCATCAGCAAAAAGCAAAGTTACACTGCGATCGCCTGGAGTAATGCGATGAGCATGGGAGAAAAGTTCGAGCGCGCGATCGTATTCTCCAGCTGCCTGCGCAAGCTGACCGCCCCTGAGATAGGCGCGACCGGCGGTCTCCGCATTGCCCAATTTCTCCGCCAGATTTGCCAGTTGCGTCTGGCGGTCCGCATTTTCCGGATCGAGATGAGCGACGCGCTGCAGACATTCGAATTGTGATTTCCAATCGTTTTGATCGCCAAACTTCTGCGCGGCCGCGACATAGCATTCGATCGCTTCAGTGGTGCGATTCTGCTTCTGGAGCAGGAATGCGTAACGGACGAGCCTGTGCCCCGGCTGCGGATACGATTTTAAGTGGCGGGTGAAAATCGCCGTGGCGCGGACCATATCTCCAGACTCCGCCAAGCGATCAAACTGCAATCCGTAATAATAGGCCGCCTGGACCAAATCTCCGCTGCGAACGTAAAGGTCTGCAAGCATTTGTGTCGCTTCGGGGTGATTCGGGAACGCTTCGAGCGCCGCCTGGTAATCAGCGATGGCGTCCTGAAGCTTGTTCTTCTCCAGGTGTTTGCGGGCCCTCTCGAGATATTTGGTGACGTCTTGGCTCATGCTTTTGACAGCGCTGCCGGCAACCACCGGGAAAGATGAAGGGCAGACAATCGCTTTCCCTGGCTAAAACTCCGAAGAAAATCCGCACAGGCGCGCTTAACCAATATACCGGACGCACCGGCGAGCACAAAACAGGAATTTGCGCTACCGTGCGGGTGAAACCAAATCAAAGCGCGCATGGCGTTGCTGAATGCCTGCGCGGTTGTTAGGATACGCCACATGATATTGGTCAAAGCAACGACGATTTCGATGAGGGATTTGCTCAACTGGATGAGCGATCACGAAACGTCAATCCTGCGTTTGATGAAAACCATGGTTGAAATCGAGTCACCCACAGACAATAAGGCGGCCGTGGACGAACTCGGCGCGATGGTTGCGAAGGAATGGAATCACCGAGGTGCGCGAGTCCGCCTCTTGCGGCAACGAGAACGTGGAAACCATATCGGCGCAGACCTGTGGCTTGGGCGCGGACGTCCTTCAGGGCAAATCATGATCCTTGGCCATCTCGATACGGTCTATCCGCTGGGCACGCTCAGGAAAATGCCATTCCTAATAGCGAATGGACGCGCGTGGGGACCGGGCACATTCGACATGAAAGGCGGGTTAACGATTGCGCTCGCGGCCGTCGACGCGCTGCGGGCTTTCGGCATCCGCCCGCGAAAGAAATTTACATTCCTGTGGACGTCGGACGAAGAGACAGGTAGCCATAGCTCTCGGAGAGCAATCGAAAACACGGCGCGCGAGAGCGACGCGGTGTTCGTGCTCGAACCTTCGTTTGGATTGGACGGCCGTTTCAAGACTCAGCGGAAGGGCGTCGGCGAGGCGCAGCTGACTGTCACCGGCCG
It encodes the following:
- a CDS encoding M20 family metallopeptidase, yielding MILVKATTISMRDLLNWMSDHETSILRLMKTMVEIESPTDNKAAVDELGAMVAKEWNHRGARVRLLRQRERGNHIGADLWLGRGRPSGQIMILGHLDTVYPLGTLRKMPFLIANGRAWGPGTFDMKGGLTIALAAVDALRAFGIRPRKKFTFLWTSDEETGSHSSRRAIENTARESDAVFVLEPSFGLDGRFKTQRKGVGEAQLTVTGRSAHAGIDPERGVNAVHEISLQIARLMELNNPRRGITLQANVVEGGTATNVVPDRACARIDVRATRAEDAAALNRRLHAIRPIMPGAKIEVRGGVNRPPMERSAGSRKLFQLARELAREMGLDLNEASTGGGSDGNFTAALGIPTLDGMGAVGDGAHSPKEHVVIRGLLQHAALLAGLLATI
- a CDS encoding tetratricopeptide repeat protein; translated protein: MSQDVTKYLERARKHLEKNKLQDAIADYQAALEAFPNHPEATQMLADLYVRSGDLVQAAYYYGLQFDRLAESGDMVRATAIFTRHLKSYPQPGHRLVRYAFLLQKQNRTTEAIECYVAAAQKFGDQNDWKSQFECLQRVAHLDPENADRQTQLANLAEKLGNAETAGRAYLRGGQLAQAAGEYDRALELFSHAHRITPGDRSVTLLFADARLHRGDAAGAVALLQPFAPADPADTAFLTTFGEALLLTNQLDSARDVLFALCKQKPEGFDMLFQLAERYIEAGKEEQAVSVLDQAKEWMLAIRNESIFATRLDMIVEAHPKCLPLIQFWAKVYDQLNREVKYFDALVRLFDVSLACNKIDAACDALDRLVEIDPYDYRIHERISKLEGKASPAFLRNISVRAAKASGGPQGTQATGGTGLGLGDSVRAQASEEESAGEKVQRAIDDLIVQAEIFLQYSLQSKAVERLERIAELYPGQEEKNDRLRLLYERANWWPKGSTARTQASAAAPTQGAVLPISAVSAAAAADTHRDLAEIAEITRLMYREVTPREVLGTAVREIGKYLNVRRCIAVVGAPGKAAPIVSEFSPSGLKAAAAAAVAKVAARLAKASPDAVGGISMTVSEFSEMRALEVETILGVPLTDKDTQSAAGVLFLGDTVSRQWKPNESFFLQAIGDQIMISVNHTRLRSLVRTLAVADEKTGLLGRGAYIDCLLAESKRSRMQGTPLTLIILQMDHGPELLRQEGDGVLEAYLNQLARSLEPSIRQGDLAVKYTTWSLAFVLPDTPRENAEALAAKLRLAAAQVQPNWASSPITFSAVVADAAARASDENEDRVTEWINRAESGLDETRHRGGNTLVTLAAPQPA